One window of Xanthomonas sp. 10-10 genomic DNA carries:
- the atpD gene encoding F0F1 ATP synthase subunit beta, whose product MSQGKIVQIIGAVVDVEFQRNEVPKVYHALKVEGTEITLEVQQQLGDGVVRTIALGSTDGLKRNLLATNTERAISVPVGAGTLGRIMDVLGRPIDEAGDVQASDHWEIHRAAPSYEDQSSSTELLETGIKVIDLMCPFAKGGKVGLFGGAGVGKTVNMMELINNIAKAHSGLSVFAGVGERTREGNDFYHEMKDSNVLDKVAMVYGQMNEPPGNRLRVALTGLTMAEYFRDEKDASGKGKDVLLFVDNIYRYTLAGTEVSALLGRMPSAVGYQPTLAEEMGVLQERITSTKSGSITSIQAVYVPADDLTDPSPATTFAHLDSTVTLSRNIASLGIYPAVDPLDSTSRQMDPLVIGHEHYDTAQRVQQTLQKYKELKDIIAILGMDELSEEDKQSVSRARKIERFFSQPFHVAEVFTGSPGKYVSLKDTIRGFKAICDGEYDHLPEQAFYMVGSIEEAVEKANKMSAKA is encoded by the coding sequence ATGAGTCAGGGCAAGATCGTTCAGATCATCGGCGCGGTCGTCGACGTCGAATTCCAGCGCAATGAAGTGCCGAAGGTCTATCACGCGTTGAAGGTCGAAGGCACCGAAATCACCCTGGAAGTGCAGCAGCAGCTCGGCGATGGCGTGGTGCGCACGATTGCGCTCGGCTCCACCGACGGCCTGAAGCGCAACCTGCTGGCCACCAACACCGAGCGCGCGATCTCGGTGCCGGTCGGTGCCGGCACGCTGGGCCGCATCATGGACGTGCTGGGTCGCCCCATCGACGAAGCCGGCGACGTGCAGGCGTCGGACCATTGGGAAATCCATCGCGCTGCGCCGTCGTACGAAGACCAGTCCTCCAGCACCGAGCTGCTGGAGACCGGCATCAAGGTCATCGACCTGATGTGCCCGTTCGCCAAGGGCGGCAAGGTCGGCCTGTTCGGCGGCGCCGGCGTCGGCAAGACCGTCAACATGATGGAGCTGATCAACAACATCGCCAAGGCGCACTCGGGTCTGTCCGTGTTTGCCGGCGTGGGCGAGCGTACCCGCGAGGGCAACGACTTCTACCACGAGATGAAAGACTCCAACGTGCTGGACAAGGTCGCGATGGTGTACGGCCAGATGAACGAGCCGCCGGGCAACCGTCTGCGCGTTGCGCTGACCGGCCTGACCATGGCCGAGTACTTCCGTGACGAGAAGGACGCCAGCGGCAAGGGCAAGGACGTGCTGCTGTTCGTGGACAACATCTACCGCTACACGCTGGCCGGTACCGAAGTGTCCGCGCTGCTCGGCCGTATGCCGTCGGCAGTGGGTTACCAGCCGACTTTGGCTGAAGAAATGGGCGTGCTGCAGGAACGCATCACCTCGACCAAGAGCGGTTCGATCACCTCGATCCAGGCCGTGTACGTGCCCGCGGACGACCTGACCGACCCGTCGCCGGCGACCACCTTCGCTCACTTGGACTCGACGGTGACGCTGAGCCGTAACATCGCCTCGCTGGGTATCTACCCGGCCGTGGATCCGCTGGATTCCACCAGCCGCCAGATGGACCCGCTGGTGATCGGCCACGAGCACTATGACACCGCCCAGCGCGTCCAGCAGACCTTGCAGAAGTACAAGGAACTGAAGGACATCATCGCGATCCTGGGCATGGACGAGCTGAGTGAAGAAGACAAGCAGTCGGTGTCGCGCGCACGCAAGATCGAGCGCTTCTTCAGCCAGCCCTTCCACGTGGCCGAAGTGTTCACCGGCTCGCCGGGCAAGTACGTGTCGCTGAAGGACACCATCCGCGGCTTCAAGGCGATCTGCGATGGCGAGTACGACCACCTGCCGGAGCAGGCGTTCTACATGGTCGGCAGCATCGAAGAAGCCGTCGAGAAAGCCAACAAGATGAGCGCCAAGGCCTGA
- a CDS encoding ABC transporter permease: MFGYYFNLAVRSFRRNKVLTALMVLAIALGIGASMTTLTVFYVLSGDPIPQKSDRLFYVQVDAEPKSGYQPGDEPDYQSTRFDAETLLREKRAVRQAMMTGGNVAIEPQRSGLSPFKLESRFTSADFFSMFDTPFLYGQGWSSASDERHERVVVISRSLNDKLFDGGNSVGRDLRVDKNTFRIVGVLDTWKINPRFYDITDTYGSNEQLYAPFSVAMDLKMTHAGGTNCYGKVEGGDSTALNAPCSWVQYWVELESARQASDYKAYLENYSDQQRASGRFTRPNNVRLRNVMEWLDHNKVVPSDVRLQLWLAMGFLLVCLLNTVGLLLAKFLRRSGEIGVRRALGASRGAIFAQCLVEAGTIGLVGGICGLALAWLGLWAVRQQPVDYAALAHLDISMLLLTFAIALAASLIAGILPSWRAIQVAPALQLKSS, translated from the coding sequence ATGTTCGGCTATTACTTCAATCTGGCGGTGCGCAGCTTCCGCCGCAACAAGGTGCTGACCGCGCTGATGGTGCTTGCGATCGCGCTCGGCATCGGCGCCAGCATGACCACCTTGACGGTGTTCTATGTGCTATCGGGCGATCCGATTCCACAGAAGAGTGACCGGTTGTTCTATGTGCAGGTCGACGCCGAACCGAAATCCGGATATCAGCCTGGAGATGAACCCGATTACCAGTCCACTCGCTTCGACGCTGAAACACTGCTGCGCGAAAAGCGCGCCGTGCGCCAGGCGATGATGACAGGCGGGAACGTGGCGATCGAACCACAGCGAAGTGGACTGAGCCCGTTCAAGCTGGAATCGCGTTTCACTTCAGCAGATTTTTTTTCGATGTTCGACACACCGTTTCTTTACGGCCAGGGATGGTCAAGTGCCAGCGACGAGCGACATGAACGCGTTGTGGTAATCAGCAGGTCGCTGAACGACAAGCTGTTTGACGGAGGTAACAGCGTCGGGCGCGACCTGCGCGTCGACAAGAACACCTTCCGGATCGTCGGCGTCTTGGATACATGGAAGATCAATCCACGTTTTTACGACATCACCGACACCTATGGTTCCAACGAACAACTCTACGCCCCCTTCAGCGTTGCGATGGACTTGAAGATGACCCACGCCGGCGGAACCAACTGCTACGGCAAGGTCGAGGGCGGCGATTCCACCGCGCTCAACGCGCCCTGCAGCTGGGTGCAATATTGGGTGGAGCTTGAGAGCGCCAGGCAGGCAAGCGACTACAAGGCCTACCTGGAGAACTATTCCGATCAGCAACGCGCCTCCGGACGCTTTACGCGGCCGAACAATGTGCGCCTGCGCAATGTGATGGAATGGCTGGATCACAACAAAGTCGTTCCCAGCGACGTCCGCCTTCAGCTTTGGCTGGCGATGGGCTTTCTGCTGGTGTGTCTGCTCAACACCGTAGGGCTGTTGTTGGCGAAGTTCCTGCGCCGCAGCGGAGAAATCGGTGTGCGACGCGCACTCGGAGCATCGCGAGGCGCGATCTTTGCGCAATGCCTGGTGGAGGCGGGAACCATCGGCCTGGTCGGCGGCATCTGCGGACTGGCTTTGGCGTGGCTGGGGCTGTGGGCCGTACGCCAGCAGCCGGTGGACTATGCGGCACTGGCGCACTTGGACATCAGCATGTTGCTGCTGACGTTCGCGATTGCGCTCGCCGCGAGCCTTATCGCCGGCATATTGCCGTCGTGGCGCGCCATCCAGGTCGCCCCCGCGTTACAGCTCAAATCTTCCTGA
- a CDS encoding sigma-54 dependent transcriptional regulator, with product MPQILIIDDNTAVATALEVLFSLHDIEARHAHSPQAGLALLDEQAFDLVIQDMNFTADTTSGEEGEALFAQIRQRHPDLPVILLTAWTHLGSAVGLVKAGAADYIAKPWDDTKLLTTVNNLLELSEARRELARRREREHRGREQLTQRYDLRGAVFADPASERAIALACQVARSELPVLITGPNGSGKEKIAEIIQANSVNKRGPFIALNCGALPGELIEAELFGAEAGAYTGANKAREGKFEAADGGTLFLDEIGNLPLAGQMKLLRVLETGRYERLGSNRERHAKVRVISATNADLPSMIRDGSFREDLYYRLNTVEIALPALAERPGDIAPLAEHFLAGGKPLSAQARDALQRHAWPGNVRELRNVLQRASLLAQGARIEVSDLNMPRATAARPVAAVAGEPDRARIEQALARAQGVIAQAAAELGLSRQALYRRMDRYGIRSE from the coding sequence ATGCCGCAGATCCTGATCATCGACGACAACACCGCGGTAGCCACCGCGCTGGAGGTGCTGTTTTCCTTGCACGACATCGAGGCGCGGCACGCGCATTCGCCGCAGGCCGGATTGGCGCTGCTGGACGAGCAGGCGTTCGACCTGGTGATCCAGGACATGAATTTCACCGCCGACACCACCTCCGGCGAGGAAGGCGAAGCGTTGTTCGCCCAGATCCGTCAGCGCCACCCGGACCTGCCGGTGATCCTGCTCACGGCCTGGACTCACCTGGGTAGCGCGGTCGGGCTGGTCAAGGCGGGCGCCGCCGATTACATCGCCAAACCGTGGGACGACACCAAGCTGCTCACCACGGTCAACAACCTGCTGGAGCTATCCGAAGCGCGCCGCGAGCTCGCGCGCCGCCGCGAACGCGAGCACCGTGGTCGCGAGCAACTGACACAGCGCTACGATCTGCGCGGCGCGGTGTTCGCCGACCCCGCCAGCGAACGCGCCATCGCGCTCGCCTGTCAGGTCGCACGTTCGGAGTTGCCGGTCCTGATCACCGGCCCCAACGGCAGCGGCAAGGAGAAGATCGCCGAGATCATCCAGGCCAATTCGGTCAACAAGCGCGGCCCCTTCATCGCGCTCAACTGCGGCGCCCTGCCGGGCGAATTGATCGAGGCGGAATTGTTCGGTGCCGAAGCCGGCGCCTACACCGGTGCCAACAAGGCGCGCGAAGGCAAGTTCGAAGCGGCCGACGGCGGCACGCTATTCCTGGACGAAATCGGCAATCTGCCGCTGGCCGGCCAGATGAAATTGCTGCGCGTGCTGGAAACCGGTCGCTATGAGCGGCTGGGCTCCAACCGCGAGCGCCACGCCAAGGTGCGGGTGATCAGCGCCACCAATGCCGATCTGCCGTCGATGATCCGCGACGGCAGCTTCCGCGAGGATCTGTATTACCGTCTCAACACGGTGGAAATCGCGCTGCCCGCCCTGGCCGAGCGCCCGGGCGACATCGCGCCACTGGCCGAGCACTTCCTGGCAGGCGGCAAACCGTTGTCTGCGCAAGCACGCGATGCGCTGCAGCGACACGCCTGGCCGGGCAATGTGCGCGAGCTGCGCAACGTGCTGCAACGTGCGTCGCTGCTTGCGCAAGGCGCGCGGATCGAAGTCAGCGATTTGAACATGCCGCGCGCCACCGCAGCGCGGCCGGTGGCGGCAGTCGCCGGCGAGCCGGATCGCGCACGCATCGAACAGGCCCTGGCGCGCGCGCAAGGCGTGATCGCACAGGCCGCTGCCGAACTGGGACTGAGCCGACAGGCGCTGTACCGGCGTATGGACCGTTACGGCATCAGATCGGAATGA
- a CDS encoding HAMP domain-containing sensor histidine kinase, translated as MWHRSFTFTLFLRLLPVLALAAALPWFMAYWLDRGWQVAAISVVVVLAAMWFSLIRATAPMRSLFRALAGTTSSYRDGEYNFGVYWRGNDELAQLVQAHSELGDVLRAQRRDLVQRELMLDTMLQNTPVAMLLVVAGGDGLRRIGFSNNAARKLLHDGRKLEGQHLDDVLERMPGELRDALARGGDCLFAVREDGDDEDDEQIYHLSRRSFHLNGRGHELLLIRTLTTELRRQEVQTWKKVIRVISHELNNSLAPIASLAHSGAELLRRERTDRLGTVFETIEERARHLEGFIRGYARFAKLPQPQLQTIEWAPFLERLRQQIPFQLQGEISSVSSRIDAAQVEQAMLNLLKNAHEACSEAQPPNSEVAVRVTRLPQWLRIEVLDRGNGMNEAVLHNALMPFYSTKRNGTGLGLALTREIAEAHGGRISLHNREQGGLCVTLLLPSASAA; from the coding sequence ATGTGGCATCGCTCCTTCACGTTCACCCTGTTTCTAAGGCTGTTGCCGGTGCTTGCACTGGCCGCCGCCCTGCCGTGGTTCATGGCGTACTGGCTGGATCGCGGCTGGCAGGTCGCTGCGATTTCGGTCGTCGTTGTGCTGGCCGCGATGTGGTTCAGCCTCATCCGCGCCACCGCGCCGATGCGCTCGCTGTTCCGCGCCCTGGCCGGCACCACCAGCAGCTACCGCGATGGCGAATACAACTTCGGCGTGTACTGGCGCGGCAACGACGAACTGGCGCAACTGGTGCAGGCGCATTCCGAACTGGGCGATGTGCTGCGCGCGCAGCGACGCGACCTGGTGCAACGCGAGTTGATGCTCGACACCATGCTGCAGAACACCCCCGTGGCAATGCTGCTGGTGGTCGCTGGCGGCGATGGCCTGCGCCGCATCGGGTTTTCCAACAACGCCGCGCGCAAGCTATTGCATGACGGACGCAAGCTCGAAGGCCAGCATCTGGACGACGTGCTCGAACGTATGCCAGGCGAACTGCGCGATGCGCTGGCGCGTGGCGGCGACTGCCTGTTCGCGGTACGCGAGGACGGTGATGACGAGGACGACGAGCAGATCTATCACCTGTCGCGGCGCAGCTTCCACCTCAATGGCCGCGGCCACGAGTTGCTGCTGATCCGCACCCTGACCACCGAGTTGCGACGGCAGGAAGTGCAGACCTGGAAAAAGGTCATCCGCGTGATCAGCCATGAATTGAATAACTCGCTCGCACCGATCGCCTCGCTGGCGCATTCCGGCGCCGAGCTGCTGCGCCGCGAGCGCACCGACCGTCTGGGCACGGTCTTCGAAACCATCGAAGAGCGCGCGCGTCATCTGGAAGGCTTCATTCGCGGCTACGCGCGCTTTGCCAAGCTGCCGCAGCCGCAATTGCAGACCATCGAATGGGCGCCGTTTCTCGAACGGCTGCGACAACAGATCCCGTTCCAGTTGCAGGGCGAGATCAGCAGTGTCAGCAGCCGCATCGATGCAGCGCAGGTCGAACAGGCCATGCTCAATCTGCTCAAGAATGCACACGAGGCCTGCAGCGAAGCGCAACCGCCCAATAGCGAGGTTGCAGTGCGCGTGACACGCTTACCGCAGTGGCTGCGGATCGAAGTGCTCGACCGTGGCAATGGCATGAACGAAGCGGTGCTGCACAATGCACTGATGCCGTTCTATTCGACCAAACGCAATGGAACCGGGCTGGGGCTCGCGCTCACCCGCGAGATCGCCGAAGCGCATGGCGGGCGTATTTCGCTGCATAACCGCGAGCAAGGCGGCCTGTGCGTGACCTTGTTGCTGCCGTCGGCATCGGCTGCATAG
- a CDS encoding FtsX-like permease family protein, with translation MDIRPIVSTLRRHKTAAALIVLEIALACAIICNSLFLIGNRVETLHRASGIAEQELLSIRLDGIGTQTNADVRTQEDLAALRAVPGVRSAAITNQVPFVNYSSNTGLTLTAEQERPTLNAAQYLVSEGSLKTLGLQLTAGRDFTPEEYISQERADNDDNVRTKGAAIILTQAAADKMFPDHSALGKTIYSGDVPLRVVGIVQTLARPNNVNGLDQKDYSMMLPIRPPYNEGQYILRVSDPLRRQEVLQAAVAALMKLDNSRLVLKQQTYEEIRNEYFQNDRAMIWLLGAVCIALLIVTALGIVGLASFWVQQRTKQIGIRRALGATRGQILHYFQIENFLLASVGIVLGMLLAYSINIWLMARYELPRLPVIYLPIGALTLWVLGQIAVFWPARRAALVPPAVATRSA, from the coding sequence ATGGACATCCGTCCTATTGTTTCCACCCTCCGCCGCCACAAGACCGCAGCTGCACTGATCGTGTTGGAGATCGCCCTGGCGTGCGCCATCATCTGCAATTCGCTGTTCCTGATCGGCAACCGTGTGGAAACCCTCCACCGCGCCAGCGGCATCGCAGAACAGGAACTGCTCAGCATCAGGCTGGACGGCATCGGTACGCAGACAAATGCAGACGTCCGTACCCAGGAGGACCTGGCGGCACTGCGCGCTGTTCCCGGTGTACGCAGCGCGGCCATCACCAATCAGGTTCCGTTCGTCAACTATTCGTCCAACACCGGACTGACCTTGACCGCAGAGCAGGAGCGCCCGACGCTCAACGCCGCGCAGTATCTGGTCAGCGAAGGCAGCCTCAAAACGCTGGGCCTTCAACTGACCGCTGGGCGCGACTTCACCCCAGAGGAATACATCAGTCAGGAAAGGGCGGACAACGACGACAACGTCCGCACGAAAGGCGCCGCTATCATTTTGACGCAAGCTGCTGCAGACAAGATGTTCCCGGACCACAGTGCGCTCGGCAAGACCATCTACTCCGGCGACGTCCCATTACGGGTCGTTGGGATCGTGCAGACACTGGCGCGCCCGAACAACGTCAATGGGCTGGATCAAAAGGATTATTCGATGATGCTGCCGATCCGTCCTCCTTATAACGAGGGCCAGTACATCCTGCGCGTCTCCGATCCGTTGCGGCGGCAGGAAGTGCTGCAGGCGGCAGTTGCGGCCTTGATGAAGCTGGACAACAGCCGACTGGTGCTGAAGCAGCAGACCTACGAGGAAATTCGCAACGAGTATTTCCAGAACGATCGCGCAATGATCTGGCTACTTGGCGCAGTGTGCATCGCGCTACTGATCGTCACCGCACTGGGCATCGTCGGCTTGGCCAGCTTCTGGGTGCAGCAGCGTACCAAGCAGATCGGCATTCGCCGCGCACTGGGCGCCACACGCGGCCAGATCCTGCACTATTTCCAGATCGAGAACTTTCTGCTCGCCTCGGTCGGTATCGTGTTGGGCATGCTGCTGGCTTACTCGATCAATATCTGGCTGATGGCCCGCTACGAATTGCCGCGCCTGCCGGTGATCTACCTGCCGATCGGCGCGCTCACGCTGTGGGTACTGGGCCAGATCGCGGTGTTCTGGCCCGCACGTCGCGCGGCGTTGGTGCCGCCGGCAGTGGCCACGCGCAGCGCCTGA
- a CDS encoding F0F1 ATP synthase subunit epsilon codes for MSTIRCDIVSAEKEIFHGEATLVVATGELGELGIAPKHAPLITRLKPGKVVVTTASGEQLDFAISGGILEVQPQVVTVLVDTAVRAQDIDEAAVRKVKEEAERLLANRGDTVDVAQAQRQLAEATVQLQALERLRRNLKH; via the coding sequence ATGAGCACTATCCGTTGCGACATCGTCAGCGCCGAGAAGGAAATCTTCCACGGTGAGGCGACGCTGGTCGTGGCCACCGGCGAGCTGGGTGAGCTGGGCATCGCGCCCAAGCACGCGCCGCTGATCACGCGCCTGAAGCCGGGCAAGGTGGTGGTCACCACCGCCAGTGGCGAACAGCTGGACTTCGCCATTTCCGGCGGCATCCTGGAAGTGCAGCCGCAGGTGGTGACCGTGCTGGTCGACACCGCGGTGCGTGCACAGGACATCGACGAAGCCGCCGTGCGCAAGGTCAAGGAAGAAGCCGAGCGTCTGCTGGCCAACCGTGGCGACACGGTGGATGTGGCCCAGGCGCAGCGTCAGCTGGCCGAGGCGACGGTGCAGCTGCAGGCACTGGAGCGTCTGCGTCGCAACCTCAAGCACTGA
- a CDS encoding right-handed parallel beta-helix repeat-containing protein has protein sequence MLRRPHTVLILLLGVPLLQSGVAAAASYRLYLAPDGDDAAAGTAPSTALRSLDAAQQRLVERRPAGDVEVVIAPGTYLQQSVQWTFANGAPIRFIAAAGAASPPLFDGRGGATWFALKSGRNAPTRLTFEGLKVSNYWMALDLGSSKAAEDGNGGNTIRNMQFERIGGRYGRSTEAAYSFAAIRLQQSRDNRIEHNRFVSIENDTDTSGFIHALYLARHSSGNRIEGNTFVDVNGDAVRTRDASDRTYVGGNHFLRAGKYAAFSDWFKADGECPSQGGEFVGNTVGIGYYRAIDATRTTGADDACGALKQPRIAERGTLKSD, from the coding sequence ATGCTGCGACGTCCACATACGGTGTTGATCCTCCTCCTTGGCGTGCCGCTGCTGCAGTCAGGCGTTGCAGCCGCGGCAAGTTATCGGCTGTATCTGGCGCCCGATGGCGATGATGCGGCGGCGGGCACCGCGCCTTCGACGGCATTGCGCAGTCTCGACGCCGCGCAGCAACGCCTGGTCGAACGACGGCCAGCAGGGGACGTGGAGGTGGTGATCGCCCCGGGCACCTATCTTCAACAGTCGGTGCAATGGACCTTTGCCAACGGCGCGCCGATCCGCTTCATCGCCGCTGCTGGCGCTGCCAGCCCGCCGCTCTTCGATGGACGCGGTGGCGCGACCTGGTTCGCCTTGAAAAGTGGTCGAAATGCGCCGACGCGGCTGACCTTCGAAGGGCTGAAGGTCAGCAACTACTGGATGGCGCTGGATCTGGGCAGCAGCAAGGCCGCCGAGGACGGCAATGGCGGCAACACGATCCGCAACATGCAGTTCGAGCGGATCGGTGGGCGCTATGGTCGGAGCACCGAGGCCGCGTACTCGTTTGCGGCGATCCGGTTGCAGCAGTCGCGCGATAACCGCATCGAACACAATCGCTTTGTGTCGATCGAAAACGACACCGACACCTCGGGCTTCATCCATGCGCTGTATCTGGCGCGGCACTCGTCCGGTAACCGGATCGAAGGCAATACGTTTGTGGATGTCAACGGCGATGCAGTGCGTACGCGCGATGCGTCCGATCGGACCTATGTCGGCGGCAACCACTTCCTCAGGGCCGGCAAGTACGCCGCGTTTTCGGACTGGTTCAAGGCCGATGGAGAGTGCCCCTCGCAGGGTGGCGAGTTCGTTGGCAATACCGTCGGCATCGGGTATTACCGCGCCATCGACGCGACCAGGACCACCGGCGCAGACGATGCGTGTGGTGCGCTGAAACAGCCGCGCATTGCAGAGCGCGGCACGCTGAAATCCGATTGA
- a CDS encoding GtrA family protein, with the protein MSLFRQGSQFTLIGGLQLAVDCGIFIAATAAGMPTVPANLLGRISGAVLGFWLNGRYTFAQQGGARLGWQRFRRFAVMWLALTLISTWLLSATVDLVGLRQAWLAKPLVEGGLAIVSFFLGRHVVYR; encoded by the coding sequence ATGAGCCTGTTCCGCCAAGGCAGCCAGTTCACCCTGATTGGCGGCCTGCAATTGGCTGTGGACTGCGGCATCTTCATCGCCGCCACCGCCGCCGGCATGCCGACGGTGCCGGCCAATCTGCTCGGGCGCATCAGCGGCGCGGTGCTGGGTTTCTGGCTCAATGGCCGTTACACCTTCGCCCAGCAGGGCGGCGCGCGGCTGGGCTGGCAGCGCTTCCGCCGCTTTGCGGTGATGTGGCTGGCGTTGACGCTGATCAGCACCTGGCTGCTGTCGGCGACGGTGGATCTGGTCGGCCTGCGCCAGGCCTGGCTGGCCAAGCCGCTGGTCGAAGGCGGGCTGGCGATCGTGTCGTTCTTTCTTGGCCGGCACGTGGTGTATCGCTGA
- a CDS encoding chorismate mutase: MTRSIDGFRGYALTCTLAVALLGCALPARSQPPLDPLLDRLVQRNAIGDAVALSKWDSGKPVLDQAREAAVLQSVRDQAPAHGLDAEDAARFFAAQIEANKSVQYALLNHWHERGRAPDTARPDLAALRARLDQLQGELLDALADAAAARSAAQCTTNTARAAAHYAAQWQLDALHRAALVRGLGDFCQQAPGKT, encoded by the coding sequence ATGACCCGCTCGATCGATGGCTTCCGCGGTTATGCACTGACGTGCACGCTTGCTGTCGCACTGCTGGGCTGCGCGTTGCCGGCGCGCAGCCAGCCGCCGCTGGATCCGCTGCTGGATCGCCTCGTGCAGCGCAATGCGATCGGCGATGCGGTGGCGCTGAGCAAGTGGGATAGCGGAAAGCCGGTGCTGGACCAGGCGCGCGAAGCGGCGGTGCTGCAGAGCGTACGTGACCAGGCACCGGCGCATGGACTGGACGCCGAGGATGCGGCCCGTTTTTTTGCCGCGCAGATCGAGGCCAACAAATCGGTGCAGTACGCGCTGTTGAACCACTGGCACGAACGTGGACGCGCGCCGGATACCGCTCGCCCGGATCTGGCCGCACTGCGCGCACGTCTGGATCAGCTGCAGGGCGAGTTGCTCGATGCGCTGGCCGATGCTGCTGCGGCGCGTTCGGCGGCGCAATGCACGACCAACACGGCACGGGCTGCGGCGCACTACGCGGCGCAATGGCAGCTGGATGCCTTGCACCGCGCGGCACTGGTGCGTGGCCTGGGCGACTTCTGTCAGCAGGCACCCGGCAAGACCTAG
- the glmU gene encoding bifunctional UDP-N-acetylglucosamine diphosphorylase/glucosamine-1-phosphate N-acetyltransferase GlmU, with the protein MTLPLHVVILAAGEGKRMRSSLPKVLQPLAGQPMLAHVIATARQLQPAAVHIVYGHGGDQVRAAFAGQADLQWAEQRQQLGTGHAVQQAMDAIPDAATVLVLYGDVPLIRSETLLQLLHAPGRMAVLVAELANPTGYGRILRDAEGKVAAIIEQKDANDEQRRIRTINTGILTAESTALRRWLGGLSNNNAQGEFYLTDVFASAAADFTPADMVHVADPQDVEGANDPWQLAQLERAWQARAARALCLQGVRMADPARVEQRGTVQVGRDVQLDIDVILEGDVTLGDGVVIGPFVRLRDVTLGAGTQVRAHCDLEGVVTEGAVQIGPFARLRPGTVLADGVHIGNFVETKKVTMGVGSKANHLTYLGDAVIGSKVNIGAGTITCNYDGVNKSQTTIGDGAFVGSNSALVAPIAVGANATIGAGSVITRDAPAGQLSVTRARQTVVEGWERPTKK; encoded by the coding sequence ATGACCCTGCCCCTGCACGTCGTGATCCTGGCTGCGGGCGAGGGCAAGCGCATGCGCTCGTCCCTGCCCAAGGTGCTGCAGCCGTTGGCGGGCCAGCCGATGTTGGCGCATGTCATCGCCACCGCGCGGCAGCTGCAGCCGGCCGCGGTCCATATCGTCTACGGGCACGGCGGCGACCAGGTGCGCGCGGCATTTGCCGGACAGGCCGATCTGCAGTGGGCCGAGCAACGGCAGCAACTGGGCACCGGCCACGCCGTGCAGCAGGCGATGGATGCGATTCCGGATGCGGCCACCGTGCTGGTGCTGTACGGCGATGTGCCGCTGATCCGCAGCGAAACCCTGTTGCAGTTGCTGCATGCGCCCGGCCGGATGGCGGTGCTGGTCGCCGAACTCGCCAACCCCACCGGCTACGGACGCATCCTGCGTGATGCCGAAGGCAAGGTGGCGGCGATCATCGAGCAGAAGGACGCCAACGACGAGCAGCGGCGCATCCGCACCATCAACACCGGCATCCTCACCGCCGAATCCACCGCACTGCGGCGTTGGCTGGGCGGGTTGTCCAACAACAATGCACAGGGCGAGTTCTATCTCACCGACGTGTTTGCCAGCGCCGCCGCCGACTTCACGCCGGCCGACATGGTGCATGTGGCCGATCCGCAGGATGTGGAAGGTGCCAACGACCCCTGGCAGCTGGCCCAGCTGGAACGCGCCTGGCAGGCGCGCGCAGCGCGTGCGCTGTGCCTGCAGGGCGTGCGCATGGCCGACCCGGCGCGCGTGGAGCAGCGCGGCACGGTGCAGGTGGGACGCGATGTGCAGCTGGATATCGATGTGATTCTGGAAGGCGATGTCACGCTTGGCGACGGCGTGGTGATCGGCCCGTTCGTACGGCTGCGCGATGTGACCCTGGGTGCCGGCACGCAGGTGCGCGCGCACTGCGATCTGGAAGGCGTGGTGACCGAGGGTGCGGTGCAGATCGGCCCGTTCGCGCGTCTGCGCCCTGGCACCGTGCTCGCCGATGGCGTGCATATCGGCAATTTCGTCGAGACCAAGAAGGTCACGATGGGTGTGGGCAGCAAGGCCAATCACCTCACCTACCTGGGCGATGCGGTGATCGGCAGCAAGGTGAACATCGGCGCCGGCACCATCACCTGCAACTACGACGGCGTGAACAAGTCGCAGACCACCATTGGCGACGGCGCGTTCGTCGGCTCCAACAGCGCACTGGTGGCGCCGATCGCCGTCGGTGCCAATGCCACCATCGGTGCGGGCTCGGTGATTACGCGCGATGCGCCGGCCGGCCAGCTCAGCGTCACGCGCGCACGTCAGACCGTGGTCGAAGGCTGGGAGCGGCCGACCAAGAAGTAG